Proteins encoded within one genomic window of Macrotis lagotis isolate mMagLag1 chromosome 3, bilby.v1.9.chrom.fasta, whole genome shotgun sequence:
- the NPY2R gene encoding neuropeptide Y receptor type 2: MNMGPKDAQTEENQTTTEETEVEWYGTVQTTPRGQLATDAKTELADSTMLIEVQVILILAYCTIILLGVIGNSLVIHVVIKFKSMRTVTNFFIANLAVADLLVNTLCLPFTLTYTLMGEWKMGPVLCHLLPYAQALAVQVSTITLTVIALDRHRCIVYHLESKISKRISFLIIGLAWGISALLASPLAIFREYSLVEIIPDFKIMACTEKWPGDGKSMYGTIYSLSSLLILYILPLGIISFAYIQIWSKLKNHITPGVANDHYHQRRHKTTKMLVCVVVVFAVSWLPLHAFQLAIDIDHQILDLREYKLIFTIFHIIAMCSTFANPFLYGWMNSNYRKAFLSVFHCEQRLDSIHSEVSVTFKAKKDLEVKKNTCASDSFTEATNV; this comes from the coding sequence ATGAATATGGGGCCAAAAGATGCACAGACTGAAGAGAATCAAACAACAACAGAAGAAACCGAAGTTGAATGGTATGGGACAGTACAAACCACCCCAAGAGGTCAGCTAGCCACTGATGCTAAAACAGAGCTTGCAGATAGCACCATGTTGATTGAAGTTCAGGTTATTCTCATACTGGCCTACTGCACCATCATCCTGCTGGGAGTGATTGGCAATTCCCTGGTGATCCACGTGGTTATCAAGTTTAAGAGTATGCGTACTGTCACCAACTTCTTCATTGCCAATCTCGCTGTGGCAGATCTCCTAGTGAATACACTGTGCCTCCCCTTCACCCTTACTTACACTTTGATGGGGGAGTGGAAAATGGGTCCTGTCCTGTGCCACCTGTTGCCCTATGCCCAGGCCTTGGCAGTGCAAGTGTCCACAATCACCCTAACTGTGATTGCCCTGGATCGACACCGTTGCATTGTTTATCATCTGGAGAGCAAGATTTCTAAGAGGATAAGTTTCCTGATCATTGGTCTGGCCTGGGGAATCAGTGCTTTGCTGGCCAGTCCCCTGGCTATCTTCCGGGAGTATTCTCTGGTCGAGATCATACCAGACTTTAAGATCATGGCCTGTACCGAGAAGTGGCCAGGTGACGGAAAGAGCATGTATGGTACAATTTATAGTCTATCTTCCTTGCTGATCCTATATATTTTGCCATTGGGTATCATCTCCTTTGCCTATATACAGATCTGGAGTAAGCTGAAGAATCATATCACCCCTGGAGTGGCCAATGACCACTACCATCAGCGTCGGCATAAAACCACCAAAATGCTAGTGTGTGTAGTGGTGGTGTTCGCTGTGAGCTGGCTGCCTCTCCATGCCTTCCAGCTCGCCATTGACATTGACCACCAGATCCTGGACCTGAGGGAATACAAGCTCATTTTCACCATATTTCATATCATTGCCATGTGCTCTACCTTTGCCAACCCCTTTCTTTATGGCTGGATGAATAGCAACTATAGAAAGGCCTTCCTTTCCGTCTTTCATTGTGAGCAGAGGCTGGACTCCATTCACTCGGAGGTGTCAGTGACATTCAAAGCCAAGAAAGACCTTGAGGTCAAGAAGAACACTTGTGCCAGTGACTCTTTCACTGAGGCTACCAATGTGTAA